From Streptomyces sp. NBC_00237, a single genomic window includes:
- a CDS encoding Yip1 family protein, translating to MAGFRIGRGRDNRTQQEPQRQQPQQQPYGGQQAPPHPQYGRQQWPPQSPGNGNGAPQGNGGYGYGGGGSDEPEYFGDPHPQHNQGGYDPRYGQAPPQTPYDPYAQGAHDPYANNPGHTQAFSVNEDPYGDGNTYRAGNSPAPPPGPRLPWKQLLSGIVLRPGDTFWQMRDHQVWSPAVIVTFLYGMLAVFGFDKAREDTINATFASAIPYVLITAVAMTLCGLILGAVTHTVARQLGGDGSWQPTVGLSMLIMSITDAPRLLLALFLGGDNNLVQIVGWATWLAAGALFTSMVSKSHDLPWPKALGASAIQLIALLSLIKLGTL from the coding sequence GTGGCTGGATTCAGGATCGGACGCGGCCGGGACAACCGCACGCAGCAGGAACCGCAGCGGCAGCAACCGCAGCAGCAGCCGTACGGGGGGCAACAGGCACCGCCTCACCCCCAGTACGGCCGTCAGCAGTGGCCGCCGCAGTCCCCGGGCAACGGCAACGGGGCCCCACAGGGCAACGGCGGATACGGATACGGAGGCGGCGGCTCCGACGAGCCGGAGTACTTCGGCGACCCCCACCCCCAGCACAACCAGGGCGGTTACGACCCCCGGTACGGCCAGGCCCCGCCCCAGACCCCGTACGACCCGTACGCCCAGGGCGCTCACGACCCGTACGCCAACAACCCGGGCCACACGCAGGCGTTCAGCGTCAACGAGGACCCGTACGGCGACGGCAACACCTACCGCGCGGGCAACTCCCCCGCCCCGCCGCCCGGCCCCCGCCTCCCCTGGAAGCAGCTGCTCTCGGGCATCGTGCTGCGCCCCGGGGACACCTTCTGGCAGATGCGCGACCACCAGGTCTGGTCCCCCGCCGTCATCGTCACGTTCCTCTACGGCATGCTCGCTGTCTTCGGCTTCGACAAGGCGCGCGAGGACACGATCAACGCGACCTTCGCGAGCGCCATCCCGTACGTCCTGATCACCGCGGTCGCGATGACGCTCTGCGGCCTGATCCTGGGCGCGGTGACGCACACGGTGGCGCGTCAGCTCGGCGGCGACGGCTCCTGGCAGCCCACGGTCGGCCTCTCCATGCTGATCATGTCCATCACGGACGCCCCCCGCCTCCTCCTGGCCCTCTTCCTGGGCGGCGACAACAACCTCGTCCAGATCGTCGGCTGGGCCACCTGGCTCGCCGCGGGCGCCCTCTTCACTTCGATGGTCAGCAAGTCCCACGACCTCCCCTGGCCGAAGGCGCTGGGCGCTTCGGCCATCCAGCTGATCGCGCTCCTCTCGCTCATCAAGCTGGGCACGCTGTAA